The DNA segment ctttaaatttattccaTGATATAGGGGTAGCTTCACCCAATTCCTGCTGAATAAATCCGCGAGTGGCCTTCCACCACCCATTGGCCACATCAGCCAAGTTATATGCTGCAAATTCTACCTTTTGTTCCTCGGTACAGCTGATTACACTGAAAATTTTCTCCAAGCGCTCTAACCAATTATCTGCATCTAATTCCGTACCCTTGCCATCAAACAACGGAGGATGCTATTTGCAGAATCGATCAAAAGCAGTCAGATGTGGGAATTGTACTTGCATGGCGGTTTGCCCACTAGTGAAAGCCTCTATAAGGCGAGTTGCCGCATCCATAAGGTTTTCTGAATCTCTAGGAGATTCTTGTTGATCTTCAGGATTATGGACACTGGGCTGCCCTCGACGTTTATAGTTATTGTGTTGCGTTGCCATACTAGAACATGGATAACAATAGCATTAGCAAAAACTCATACAAAGTAGCATACATAACTTGAAATCtctttacaaaattcatatcaTGCAATAAGAAATACCATTTGAACCTGCTATGGAGCTTGGCATGCTTTAGAGAGAGGGCCTTAGCCTAGTTTACTCCTAAAGTCTACAGGACTTCTTAACcttttgctctgataccaagatTTGTCACAACCCCATCCTATCAAGAGGGAGACCGTGATCCcgtaccttttctttttcctattataacagtaaatttatttatatatgaattctcatattgttattagtattattattattattttattaattt comes from the Carya illinoinensis cultivar Pawnee chromosome 8, C.illinoinensisPawnee_v1, whole genome shotgun sequence genome and includes:
- the LOC122274490 gene encoding uncharacterized protein LOC122274490, with product MATQHNNYKRRGQPSVHNPEDQQESPRDSENLMDAATRLIEAFTSGQTAMQHPPLFDGKGTELDADNWLERLEKIFSVISCTEEQKVEFAAYNLADVANGWWKATRGFIQQELGEATPISWNKFKEAFNDRFFPVSIREAKAREFANLKQGTMTVRQYASKFVELSRFAPHLVHTEALKAEKFE